From the genome of Miscanthus floridulus cultivar M001 chromosome 10, ASM1932011v1, whole genome shotgun sequence, one region includes:
- the LOC136489304 gene encoding vesicle-associated protein 2-2-like translates to MGQDLVEIRLHELQFTFEVKKQSSCVVQLVNNSNEYVAFKVKATCPKRYGVHPNTGVILPRKTCEFTVTMQGLLTAPPGMQLKDNFLVQTTVVVPHGTSDKLFVPAFFSKEPGRYTEESKLRVFLVSAHQSLEGQPTNGIHETEPAVPNIENEVRDVANEAPAPLESCISLHQEKRI, encoded by the exons ATGGGCCAGGACCTCGTCGAGATCCGGCTGCACGAGCTACAGTTCACCT TTGAGGTGAAGAAACAAAGTTCATGTGTTGTCCAGCTAGTCAACAACTCCAACGAATATGTTGCTTTTAAG GTTAAAGCAACATGTCCTAAAAGATACGGTGTTCATCCAAATACCGGGGTTATCCTTCCGAGGAAAACATGTGAATTCACAG TTACCATGCAAGGGCTCCTAACTGCTCCACCAGGCATGCAGTTAAAAGACAATTTTTTGGTACAGACCACAGTCGTTGTTCCTCATGGTACATCTGACAAGCTATTCGTTCCTGCTTTT TTCTCCAAAGAACCTGGCAGATACACCGAGGAAAGCAAATTAAGAGTTTTTCTTGTTAGTGCACACCAATCACTCGAAGGGCAACCAACTAATGGAATTCATGAAACTGAGCCAGCTGTTCCAAATATAGAGAATGAAGTGCGAGATGTTGCAAATGAAGCTCCTGCCCCTCTG gagagctgcatatcattGCATCAAGAGAAGAGGATTTAG
- the LOC136489305 gene encoding uncharacterized protein, producing the protein MADPIIGMKRLTKVLMDGGSGLNIMYAETLNAMGIDRACIQPIGAPFHGIVLGKQVVPLRQIDLPVTFGDPTNYRMETLTFEVVGIHETYHAIQGHPCYVKFMAVPNYTYLKLKMMGPRGVITIGTSI; encoded by the coding sequence ATGGCCGACCCAATCAttggcatgaagcggctcaccaaagtgttgatggatggaggcagcggcctcaacatcatgtacgctgaaacgctcaacgccatgggcatcgaccgagcgtgCATCCAGCCGATCGGGGCGCCTTTTCACGGCATCGTGCTAGGAAAGCAGGTCGTACCACTTAGACAGATTGATCTACCCGTCACCTTCGGGGATCCAACCAAttacaggatggagacccttaccttcgaggtggtcgggatCCACGAAACCTATCATGCCATCcagggacatccatgctacgtgaagttcatggccgtccccaactacacctatctaaagttgaagatgatgGGTCcacgcggggtcatcaccattggcacctccatctag